The following are from one region of the Tenacibaculum dicentrarchi genome:
- the aat gene encoding leucyl/phenylalanyl-tRNA--protein transferase — protein MIWLPEEIVFPPHEFANEEGVLAFGGDLSAERLEFAYKNGIFPWFNEGEPIVWYAPPQRMVLFPDEVKVSKSMKQVLRKDNFVITENKAFNDVIFNCRHINRNDQLGTWITDDMEDAYINLHDKGIAKSIEVWQDDKLVAGLYGIDLKNGVFCGESMFSKASNMSKVAFIHLAKNCGYKLIDCQVYNEHLESLGAREIDRNDFLELL, from the coding sequence ATGATTTGGTTACCTGAAGAAATAGTATTTCCACCACATGAATTTGCAAATGAAGAAGGAGTTTTGGCATTTGGCGGCGATTTATCGGCAGAACGTTTAGAGTTTGCTTATAAAAATGGAATTTTTCCGTGGTTTAATGAGGGAGAGCCAATTGTTTGGTATGCGCCACCACAGCGTATGGTTTTATTTCCTGATGAGGTAAAAGTTTCAAAATCTATGAAACAGGTTTTGCGAAAAGATAATTTTGTAATTACAGAGAATAAAGCTTTTAATGATGTTATTTTTAATTGTAGACATATTAACAGAAATGACCAGTTAGGAACTTGGATTACTGATGATATGGAAGATGCTTATATTAATTTACACGATAAAGGAATTGCAAAATCGATAGAAGTTTGGCAAGATGATAAATTAGTAGCTGGCTTGTATGGTATCGATTTAAAAAATGGTGTTTTTTGTGGCGAAAGTATGTTTAGCAAGGCTAGTAATATGAGTAAAGTGGCGTTTATTCATTTGGCTAAAAACTGTGGATATAAATTAATAGATTGCCAAGTTTATAACGAACACCTAGAGAGTTTAGGTGCTCGTGAAATTGATAGGAATGATTTTTTGGAGTTGTTATAG
- a CDS encoding CocE/NonD family hydrolase: MKLLLKFSLFLLLVISSCTPKSTTKISEEKKAVKSTYVKDNFTKKEVKITMRDGAKLHTTIYSPKDTSKTYPILLQRTPYSCRPYGKDAFKTKIAPNPILMKEGNIIVYQDVRGRWMSEGVYDNMRAYIPNKTAKQTDETSDTFDTIDWLVKNTPNNNGNVGTWGTSYPGHYATISAIDAHPALKAASPQACIGDFFFDDFHHNGAFLLSYFNAIPLFGTYKDQPTDSSWYSFPKMKTKDQYQFFLDKGPLKNLNEYFQYDKLDTKIASDKNKNTDKIDDFFWKEIVEHPNYDSVWQSKGIIQHLNKVPSTVATMIVGGWFDAEDLYGPLETYKNIEKHQPNNYNTLVFGPWDHGGWSRSKVASTVGNYYFGDSISLNFQKNIETKFFNHFLKENGSKNSGLPEAYVFDTGKKEWKSYDVWPPKSVKKQSFFLSENQELTTDKKGTSKVQFVSDVKHPVPYSEDIKTVFTPRKYMTDDQRFAARRPDVLVYQTEILSEDFTLAGDILAKLNVATTGSSADWIVKVIDVHPSDIKNDNKDMQTHLKLSNYHMMVRSEVMRGRFRNSFSKPEPFTPNKKTAVNIKLQDVFHTFKKGHKLQIQVQSTWFPLIDLNPQTYVDNIFKADEKDFKNQTHTVFSDSSIEFSVLE, encoded by the coding sequence ATGAAATTACTTCTTAAATTTTCACTATTTCTTCTACTTGTAATAAGTAGTTGTACACCAAAAAGTACCACTAAAATATCCGAAGAAAAAAAAGCTGTAAAAAGCACTTATGTAAAAGATAACTTCACTAAAAAAGAAGTAAAAATAACTATGAGAGATGGTGCAAAACTACACACTACTATTTACTCACCAAAAGACACATCAAAAACATATCCTATTTTATTACAACGAACTCCGTATAGTTGTCGACCTTACGGAAAAGATGCTTTCAAAACTAAAATAGCTCCTAACCCTATTTTAATGAAAGAAGGAAATATTATTGTGTATCAAGATGTTCGTGGTCGTTGGATGAGCGAAGGTGTTTACGACAATATGCGTGCTTACATCCCTAATAAAACAGCTAAACAAACCGATGAAACAAGCGATACTTTTGATACGATTGATTGGTTAGTTAAAAACACGCCAAACAATAATGGAAATGTTGGAACTTGGGGAACTTCATACCCTGGACATTATGCAACTATTTCAGCAATTGATGCACATCCTGCTTTAAAGGCTGCATCTCCACAAGCTTGTATTGGCGATTTCTTTTTTGATGATTTTCATCATAATGGTGCATTTTTACTAAGTTATTTTAACGCAATTCCATTATTCGGAACTTATAAAGACCAACCTACAGATTCTTCTTGGTATTCTTTTCCGAAGATGAAAACAAAAGACCAATATCAGTTTTTTTTAGACAAAGGTCCTTTAAAAAACTTAAACGAATATTTTCAATATGATAAATTAGATACTAAAATCGCTTCTGATAAAAACAAGAATACCGATAAAATTGATGATTTTTTCTGGAAAGAAATCGTTGAACATCCTAATTACGATAGCGTTTGGCAAAGCAAAGGAATTATTCAACATTTAAACAAAGTTCCTTCAACAGTAGCAACTATGATTGTTGGTGGATGGTTTGATGCCGAAGATTTATACGGTCCTTTAGAAACGTATAAAAACATCGAAAAGCATCAACCAAATAATTATAATACGTTGGTTTTTGGTCCTTGGGACCACGGTGGATGGTCTAGAAGTAAAGTAGCTAGTACAGTTGGAAATTATTATTTTGGAGATTCTATTTCATTAAATTTTCAAAAAAATATTGAAACTAAATTCTTCAATCATTTCTTAAAAGAAAACGGTTCAAAAAATAGCGGATTACCAGAAGCTTATGTTTTCGATACAGGAAAAAAAGAATGGAAATCATACGATGTTTGGCCTCCTAAAAGCGTAAAAAAACAATCTTTTTTCTTATCAGAAAATCAAGAATTAACTACGGATAAAAAAGGAACTTCAAAAGTACAATTTGTAAGTGATGTTAAACATCCTGTTCCTTATTCTGAAGATATAAAAACTGTTTTCACACCAAGAAAATACATGACTGATGACCAGCGTTTTGCTGCCCGAAGACCTGATGTTTTGGTTTATCAAACAGAAATTTTATCCGAAGATTTTACTTTAGCAGGAGATATTTTAGCAAAATTAAACGTAGCAACAACAGGTTCATCTGCCGATTGGATTGTAAAAGTTATTGATGTACATCCTTCTGATATCAAAAATGATAATAAAGATATGCAAACGCACTTAAAATTAAGTAATTATCATATGATGGTTCGTAGTGAAGTGATGCGTGGGCGTTTTAGAAACAGTTTTTCAAAACCTGAACCGTTTACGCCAAACAAGAAAACAGCTGTAAATATTAAATTACAAGATGTTTTTCACACCTTTAAAAAAGGACATAAATTACAAATTCAAGTGCAAAGTACGTGGTTTCCTTTAATTGATTTGAATCCTCAAACGTATGTTGACAACATTTTTAAAGCCGATGAAAAAGATTTCAAAAACCAAACACATACTGTTTTTTCAGATTCTAGTATTGAGTTTTCTGTTTTGGAATAA
- a CDS encoding NAD(P)/FAD-dependent oxidoreductase — MVKELQLRVNLIEEKKADILKKKASIKLGIAISDITTVKVLRKSIDARKKDVIFNYKVAVYINEPLPDTPDYIFNYQDVSNAKEIHIIGFGPAGMYAALRCIELGYKPIVLERGKNVQDRRRDLRAINQEHFVNEDSNYCFGEGGAGTYSDGKLYTRSLKRGDVRRIFENLVYHGATEDILIDAHPHIGTNKLPKIIQNIRENIIKYGGEVHFDTRVTDFVIKSSKIQALRLNNGNEMTVNSVILATGHSARDIYELLNRKNILLKAKSFAMGVRVEHPQEIIDQIQYSCDGQRDELLPAAAYSLVQQVNNRGVYSFCMCPGGFIVPAATANGEVVVNGMSPSRRNNKFANSGIVVELNIDKDFRKYEHFGALKGLEFQKDLEKLAFNAGGKSQVAPAQRLTDFVEGNLSSSLNETSYQPGLKSSPLHSLLPKIIGGRLRKGFDAFGKKMHGYYTSEANIIGVESRTSSPVNIPRKENLEHPQLEGLYPCGEGGGYAGGIISAAMDGERCAEAAIANL; from the coding sequence ATGGTAAAAGAACTTCAACTACGCGTTAATTTAATAGAAGAAAAGAAAGCTGATATTTTAAAAAAGAAAGCTTCTATAAAATTAGGAATCGCTATTTCAGACATAACTACGGTAAAAGTATTACGTAAATCGATTGATGCACGTAAAAAAGATGTGATTTTTAATTATAAAGTAGCTGTTTATATAAATGAACCTTTGCCTGATACACCTGATTATATCTTTAATTATCAAGATGTTTCAAATGCAAAAGAAATTCATATTATTGGGTTTGGCCCTGCGGGAATGTACGCTGCACTTCGTTGTATTGAACTAGGTTATAAACCGATTGTTTTAGAACGTGGAAAAAATGTACAAGACCGTCGTAGAGATTTACGTGCTATTAATCAAGAGCATTTTGTAAATGAAGATTCTAACTACTGTTTTGGTGAAGGTGGTGCAGGAACGTATTCTGATGGAAAATTATATACTCGAAGTTTAAAACGTGGTGATGTTCGTCGAATATTTGAAAATTTAGTATATCATGGAGCTACAGAAGATATTTTAATTGATGCACATCCACATATTGGAACTAATAAATTACCTAAAATTATTCAGAATATCCGTGAGAATATTATAAAATATGGTGGAGAAGTTCATTTTGATACTCGTGTTACCGATTTTGTTATAAAAAGTAGCAAAATACAAGCATTACGATTAAATAATGGTAACGAAATGACTGTTAATTCTGTAATTTTAGCAACTGGTCATTCTGCTAGAGATATTTACGAATTATTAAACCGAAAAAATATTTTATTAAAAGCAAAATCATTTGCAATGGGAGTTCGTGTAGAACATCCTCAAGAAATTATTGACCAAATTCAATATAGTTGTGATGGTCAAAGAGATGAATTATTACCTGCCGCAGCTTATAGTTTAGTACAACAAGTAAATAACAGAGGAGTTTATTCATTTTGTATGTGTCCTGGTGGATTTATTGTACCAGCTGCAACTGCGAATGGTGAAGTTGTTGTAAATGGAATGTCTCCATCTCGAAGAAATAATAAATTTGCAAACTCAGGAATTGTTGTTGAATTAAATATTGATAAAGATTTTAGAAAATACGAACATTTTGGTGCTTTAAAAGGATTAGAATTTCAAAAAGATTTAGAAAAATTAGCTTTTAATGCAGGAGGTAAAAGCCAAGTTGCACCAGCACAACGTTTAACTGATTTTGTGGAAGGTAATTTATCATCATCATTAAATGAAACTTCTTATCAACCTGGATTAAAATCATCGCCATTACACTCATTACTTCCAAAAATAATTGGCGGTAGATTACGTAAAGGTTTTGATGCTTTTGGTAAAAAAATGCACGGATATTATACATCCGAAGCAAATATTATAGGGGTTGAATCTCGTACCTCATCACCTGTAAATATCCCTAGAAAAGAAAACCTAGAACACCCACAATTAGAAGGTTTATACCCTTGTGGTGAAGGTGGTGGTTATGCTGGTGGAATTATCTCAGCAGCTATGGATGGCGAGCGTTGTGCTGAAGCTGCTATCGCTAACTTATAA
- a CDS encoding YgiQ family radical SAM protein produces the protein MGIRRVSDWLPTTNKEVKLRGWEELDVILFSGDAYVDHPSFGPAVIGRILESYGLRVAIVPQPSVNDNLQDFEKLGKPRLFFGVTGGCMDPMVSNYTASKRRRDKDAYTPNGDKGFRPDYATSVYSKILKEKFPDTPVLIGGIEASLRRVTHYDYWSDKLLPTILETSKADMLVYGMGEQPLREIVELLQKGVPFSSLKTIKQTAVLIDENENVPKNKNWQDVEINSHEACLKDKKTFASNFKVIEQESNKLYARRIFQKVGNKKLMINPPCATMTEGEIDASFDLPFTRLPHPKYDKRGPIPAFEMIKFSINIHRGCFGGCSFCTISAHQGKFIASRSQESVLKEVDTVTKMDDFKGYLSDVGGPSANMYQMKGKIQSICDKCVAPSCISPVICSNLDTSHKPLTDLYKAVDAHPKIKKSFIGSGIRHDMLVPEFNKNADPKELDAYTEEVMTNHVSGRLKVAPEHTSDPVLKLMRKPSFKYFHMFKDRFDRINIKKKLKLQLIPYFISNHPACEKEDMANLAAETKDMGFQLEQVQGFTPTPMTVATVIYYSGYHPYTLKPTKTPKTAKEKEDQHKFFFWYKKENKDWIRNTLNKVGRTDLLKKLLPENNSWKKNTGAKDAKNTFDDAVPFNKRKSKNYRSPKTAIKNRRDTKSAKNQLDEKVPFNQRKNKNYRAPRVNAKESQNKGGSKTDAKETKKYSTPKNKKRRR, from the coding sequence ATGGGAATAAGACGAGTTTCAGATTGGTTACCGACTACAAATAAGGAGGTTAAGTTAAGAGGATGGGAAGAATTAGATGTAATTCTCTTCAGTGGAGATGCATATGTAGATCACCCATCATTTGGTCCGGCAGTAATAGGACGAATACTAGAAAGTTATGGTTTGCGAGTAGCAATTGTACCACAACCTAGTGTAAATGATAATTTACAAGATTTTGAGAAATTAGGAAAACCCCGCTTATTCTTCGGAGTAACGGGCGGATGTATGGATCCGATGGTGAGTAATTATACGGCAAGTAAACGTCGTCGTGATAAAGACGCATATACACCAAATGGTGATAAAGGGTTTAGACCTGATTACGCAACATCGGTATATTCAAAAATATTAAAAGAAAAATTTCCTGACACTCCAGTTTTAATTGGAGGTATCGAGGCTTCATTGCGTCGTGTCACCCATTACGATTATTGGTCTGATAAATTATTACCAACTATTTTAGAAACATCTAAAGCAGATATGTTGGTGTATGGAATGGGTGAGCAGCCTTTACGAGAAATTGTAGAGTTGTTGCAAAAAGGTGTGCCGTTTTCGAGTTTAAAAACGATAAAACAAACCGCTGTTCTTATTGATGAAAATGAAAATGTTCCGAAGAATAAAAATTGGCAGGATGTAGAAATTAATTCTCACGAGGCTTGTTTAAAGGATAAAAAAACATTTGCATCGAACTTTAAAGTAATAGAGCAGGAGTCGAATAAATTATATGCACGTCGTATTTTTCAAAAGGTTGGTAATAAAAAACTGATGATTAATCCGCCTTGTGCAACAATGACCGAAGGAGAAATTGATGCTTCTTTTGATTTGCCTTTTACACGATTACCGCATCCAAAATATGACAAGCGTGGACCTATTCCTGCGTTTGAAATGATTAAATTTTCGATAAATATTCACCGTGGATGCTTTGGAGGATGTAGTTTTTGTACAATATCAGCACATCAAGGAAAATTTATTGCTAGTAGAAGTCAAGAATCGGTATTAAAAGAAGTCGATACCGTTACTAAAATGGACGATTTTAAAGGGTATTTATCTGATGTTGGTGGACCTTCTGCGAATATGTATCAGATGAAAGGAAAAATCCAATCTATTTGTGATAAATGTGTTGCACCTTCTTGTATATCGCCTGTAATTTGTAGTAATTTAGATACTTCGCACAAGCCATTAACAGACCTTTATAAAGCTGTTGATGCGCATCCGAAGATAAAAAAATCATTTATTGGAAGTGGTATCAGGCATGATATGTTAGTACCTGAATTTAATAAAAATGCCGACCCAAAAGAGTTAGATGCTTATACAGAAGAGGTGATGACAAATCATGTTTCTGGGCGATTAAAAGTAGCACCAGAACATACATCTGACCCTGTTTTAAAATTAATGCGTAAGCCGTCATTTAAATATTTTCATATGTTTAAAGATAGGTTTGACCGTATTAACATTAAAAAGAAATTAAAGCTTCAGTTAATTCCTTATTTTATATCGAATCACCCAGCCTGTGAAAAAGAAGATATGGCAAACTTGGCTGCCGAAACAAAAGACATGGGGTTTCAACTAGAGCAAGTGCAAGGGTTTACACCTACGCCAATGACAGTGGCTACGGTAATTTATTATAGTGGATATCATCCTTATACTTTAAAACCGACAAAAACACCTAAAACAGCGAAGGAAAAAGAAGATCAGCATAAATTTTTCTTTTGGTATAAAAAAGAAAATAAAGATTGGATTCGTAACACACTAAATAAGGTAGGGCGAACAGATTTACTTAAAAAATTATTGCCTGAAAATAATTCGTGGAAAAAGAATACAGGAGCAAAAGATGCTAAAAATACCTTTGACGATGCGGTTCCTTTTAACAAGCGAAAAAGTAAAAATTACCGATCGCCTAAAACAGCTATAAAAAATAGAAGAGATACAAAAAGTGCTAAGAATCAATTGGATGAAAAAGTACCTTTTAATCAACGAAAAAATAAAAATTATAGAGCACCTAGAGTAAACGCAAAAGAAAGCCAAAATAAGGGTGGTTCTAAAACGGATGCGAAAGAAACTAAAAAATATAGCACACCTAAAAATAAAAAAAGGAGAAGGTAA
- a CDS encoding zinc-dependent metalloprotease yields MIKKIFFQLLLVVFCISFSSKANAQWFKKKKNKKEISKAKPKPDKNTIKPYNKVVTEKFSTDNGLFKVHQKEQQFLFEIPDSLLNREMLMVTRIAKTASGVGFGGGKQNTQVLRWQKKQKNILLKVVSYNVVADSLLPVHKAVVNSNFEPILYSFPIKAFSKDSTATVIDVSSLFKTDVKAIGFPQRSRKEYKISKMDAKRSYIERISSYPKNIEVRHVKTYVSSAAPANKSVGAISMELSNSMILLPKKPMKRRYFDQRVGWFARSQTDYGLDAQKSKSVKYLDRWRLEVKEQDLEKFNNGELVEPKKQIVYYIDDATPKQWRKYIKQGINDWQVAFEAAGFKNAIIAKDAPTKQENPDWSPEDVRYSVVRYLASPIPNANGPHVSDPRSGEILESDINWYHNVMTLLHDWYFIQTAAINPDARSMEFKEETMGRLIRFVSSHEVGHTLGLPHNMGSSVAYPVDSLRSASFTKKYGTAPSIMDYARFNYIAQPEDKGVALMPNIGLYDKYAISWGYRPILNTSAKDEKKTLNKWILDKADNPIYRFGHQQVVNVIDPSSQTEDLGDNAIKASAYGIKNLQRILPNLEKWTTKDGENYDELKTMYGQLLGQFNRYMGHVSSNIGGVYENYKTANQNGAVYTHVSKNHQKNALKFVNEQLFNTPNWLLDKNIFDKIQFSGADQRIRKLQTRTLNRILKTGRMTRLIENETLNGAKAYTLVNMMQDLRKGIWSELYSRKTIDAYRRNLQRAHLDRLDFLLNKAKNQKGHNNGGYFKQTAVNISQSDIKSVVRGELKRLKTDSKRALSIAKNNISRYHLQDVLDRINTILDPK; encoded by the coding sequence ATGATAAAAAAAATATTCTTCCAGCTACTTCTTGTAGTTTTTTGCATCAGCTTTTCATCCAAAGCAAATGCACAATGGTTCAAAAAGAAAAAAAACAAGAAAGAAATAAGCAAGGCAAAACCGAAGCCCGATAAAAATACTATAAAACCCTATAACAAAGTGGTTACTGAAAAATTCAGTACCGACAACGGGCTATTTAAAGTACATCAAAAAGAACAGCAATTTTTATTTGAAATCCCTGATTCGTTACTTAATCGTGAAATGCTAATGGTTACTAGAATTGCTAAAACAGCCAGCGGTGTTGGTTTTGGTGGTGGAAAACAAAACACACAAGTATTACGTTGGCAAAAAAAGCAAAAAAATATTTTACTAAAAGTAGTTTCTTATAATGTGGTTGCCGACAGCCTGCTTCCTGTTCATAAAGCTGTGGTAAACTCTAACTTTGAGCCAATTTTATACTCTTTTCCTATAAAAGCATTTAGCAAAGATTCAACCGCTACGGTAATCGATGTTTCTTCTTTATTTAAAACCGATGTAAAAGCGATTGGCTTCCCTCAAAGAAGCAGAAAAGAATACAAAATTTCTAAAATGGATGCAAAGCGCTCTTATATTGAACGCATTAGCAGTTATCCTAAAAACATTGAAGTTCGACACGTAAAAACCTATGTTTCTAGCGCAGCACCTGCTAATAAAAGTGTTGGTGCTATTTCAATGGAATTGAGTAATTCAATGATTTTATTACCTAAAAAACCAATGAAACGCCGTTATTTTGATCAGCGTGTAGGATGGTTTGCCAGGTCGCAAACTGATTACGGTTTAGACGCTCAAAAAAGTAAATCTGTAAAATATCTTGACAGATGGCGCTTAGAAGTTAAAGAACAAGACCTTGAAAAATTCAACAACGGAGAATTGGTTGAACCTAAAAAACAAATTGTTTATTATATTGATGATGCCACTCCAAAACAATGGCGAAAATACATCAAACAAGGAATTAATGATTGGCAAGTAGCCTTTGAAGCCGCTGGTTTTAAAAATGCAATTATCGCAAAAGATGCGCCTACAAAGCAAGAAAACCCTGATTGGAGCCCTGAAGATGTACGTTATTCTGTGGTGCGTTATTTAGCATCGCCAATTCCGAATGCCAACGGTCCTCATGTAAGCGACCCTCGTTCTGGTGAAATTTTAGAATCGGATATTAACTGGTATCATAATGTAATGACTTTATTGCACGATTGGTATTTTATTCAAACTGCCGCTATAAATCCTGATGCTAGAAGCATGGAATTTAAAGAAGAAACTATGGGGCGTTTAATTCGTTTTGTTTCGTCTCACGAAGTTGGGCACACCCTTGGATTGCCTCATAATATGGGAAGTTCAGTAGCCTATCCTGTTGATTCTTTGCGTTCGGCAAGCTTTACCAAAAAATACGGAACAGCGCCATCAATTATGGATTATGCTCGTTTTAATTACATCGCGCAGCCTGAAGATAAAGGCGTTGCTTTAATGCCAAATATTGGGCTTTACGATAAATATGCCATCAGTTGGGGATATCGTCCAATATTAAATACATCAGCAAAAGACGAAAAGAAAACCTTAAATAAATGGATTCTTGACAAAGCAGATAATCCTATTTATAGATTCGGACATCAGCAAGTTGTAAATGTTATCGACCCGAGTTCACAAACGGAAGATTTAGGTGATAATGCTATAAAAGCAAGTGCGTACGGAATTAAAAACCTACAGCGTATTTTACCAAATTTAGAAAAATGGACGACTAAAGATGGCGAAAATTACGACGAATTAAAAACCATGTATGGGCAATTACTAGGGCAATTTAATCGCTATATGGGACATGTAAGTTCTAATATTGGTGGTGTTTACGAAAATTACAAAACCGCAAATCAAAATGGCGCTGTATATACACATGTTTCTAAAAATCATCAGAAAAATGCCTTGAAATTTGTAAACGAGCAATTATTTAACACGCCAAACTGGTTATTAGATAAAAATATTTTTGATAAAATACAATTTTCAGGTGCTGATCAACGTATTAGAAAATTACAAACAAGAACCTTAAATCGTATTTTAAAAACTGGTAGAATGACGCGTTTAATTGAAAACGAAACCTTAAACGGTGCAAAAGCCTACACCCTTGTAAATATGATGCAAGATTTGCGTAAAGGAATTTGGAGCGAATTATACAGCCGTAAAACCATTGATGCGTACCGCAGAAATTTACAACGTGCCCATTTAGATCGTTTAGATTTTTTATTAAACAAAGCTAAAAATCAAAAAGGACATAATAACGGCGGATATTTTAAGCAAACCGCAGTAAATATTAGCCAATCGGATATTAAATCGGTTGTTAGAGGCGAATTAAAACGTTTAAAAACAGATAGTAAAAGAGCGTTAAGTATTGCTAAAAACAATATTTCTCGTTATCATTTACAAGATGTTTTAGATAGAATAAATACTATTTTAGATCCTAAATAA
- a CDS encoding peptidase M61 yields MKKIILGIVSLALFASCSTYKSVQKNNQTIAVNIDLNTVVDDKIMVAINPQKIKEETIIYNIPAIVPGTYTMSNYGKFVSNFKAFDYNGKELAIKKLNENSWQINNAKNMDKISYWVDDTFDSKKDHNIYVMAGTNIEEDKNFLLNLPGFIGYFNDKKELPYQISITHPTHLYETSSLINKNTSKTDNSKDVFLAPRYDEISDNPIMYAPLNNVSFTVNGIEVNLAIYSPNNAHKATDLKDALKTMMTAQTNFLKGFETTNEYNVLVYLFDPEMYKFQGYGALEHRSSTTVVYPETMSKKQFASNMINGTVSHEFFHIVSPLSVHSEEIHSFDFNQAEMSEHLWMYEGMTEYFANLFQVNQGLISEDEFINEMNSKIAGSLNYNDAISFTKMSKNILEPKYAKNYNNVYQKGALIGMCLDIILREESNGTYGVRNLMLDLSKKYGKNKAFKDENIIAEIVKMTYPSVGEFFKNHVEGATPINYGTYFEKVGVKNQTKTENSAYFIDSKGQPFISVNSNKKVFFTIRTNSALTALGIKAGDILESVNNEKISLENIRPILGKTMQWKQGDIIKMDVTRNGKLLKLSANYTQPTTKSTGLVLEKLSADNKKVVLRNAWLKN; encoded by the coding sequence ATGAAAAAAATTATACTTGGAATCGTTTCCTTAGCTTTATTCGCTAGCTGTTCTACCTATAAATCGGTGCAAAAAAACAACCAAACTATTGCTGTAAATATCGATTTAAATACGGTTGTTGATGATAAAATAATGGTCGCTATAAATCCACAGAAAATAAAAGAAGAAACTATAATTTATAATATTCCTGCAATTGTTCCAGGAACCTATACCATGAGTAATTATGGGAAGTTTGTTTCAAATTTTAAAGCTTTTGATTATAACGGAAAAGAATTAGCGATTAAAAAACTAAACGAAAACTCTTGGCAAATTAACAATGCTAAAAACATGGATAAAATATCGTATTGGGTTGATGATACTTTCGATTCAAAAAAAGACCATAACATCTATGTAATGGCGGGTACGAATATTGAAGAAGACAAAAATTTCTTATTAAATTTACCTGGTTTTATCGGTTATTTTAATGATAAAAAAGAGTTGCCGTATCAAATTTCAATAACGCATCCTACCCATTTATACGAAACCTCATCATTAATCAATAAAAACACCTCAAAAACTGATAACAGTAAAGATGTGTTTTTAGCACCTCGATATGATGAAATTTCAGACAATCCGATTATGTATGCGCCACTTAATAACGTGAGTTTTACGGTGAACGGAATTGAAGTAAATTTAGCTATTTATTCGCCTAACAACGCACACAAAGCAACCGATTTAAAGGACGCTTTAAAAACAATGATGACCGCTCAAACCAACTTTTTAAAAGGTTTTGAAACTACAAATGAATACAATGTTTTAGTCTATTTATTTGATCCTGAAATGTATAAATTTCAAGGATATGGCGCTTTAGAACACAGGTCATCAACAACAGTAGTGTATCCTGAAACCATGAGCAAAAAACAATTTGCAAGTAATATGATTAACGGAACGGTATCCCACGAATTTTTCCATATTGTTTCTCCGTTATCTGTACATTCTGAAGAAATTCATTCTTTTGATTTTAACCAAGCAGAAATGTCAGAACATTTATGGATGTACGAAGGAATGACAGAATATTTTGCAAATCTTTTTCAGGTGAATCAAGGTTTAATTTCTGAAGATGAATTTATCAATGAAATGAATTCAAAAATTGCTGGATCATTAAATTATAACGATGCCATCTCTTTTACCAAAATGAGTAAAAACATTTTAGAACCTAAATATGCTAAAAACTACAATAATGTATATCAGAAAGGCGCATTAATTGGTATGTGTTTAGATATTATTTTAAGAGAAGAAAGCAACGGAACCTACGGAGTTCGAAACTTAATGCTTGATTTATCTAAAAAATACGGAAAAAACAAGGCTTTTAAAGATGAAAATATTATTGCTGAAATCGTAAAAATGACTTATCCTTCGGTTGGCGAATTTTTCAAAAATCATGTAGAAGGAGCTACGCCTATTAACTACGGTACTTATTTTGAAAAAGTGGGGGTTAAAAACCAAACAAAAACAGAAAATTCAGCCTATTTTATCGATTCAAAAGGACAGCCTTTTATTTCTGTAAATAGTAATAAAAAAGTATTTTTTACCATCAGAACAAACTCAGCATTAACTGCTTTAGGTATTAAAGCTGGCGATATTTTAGAAAGTGTTAATAATGAAAAAATATCATTAGAAAACATCCGTCCTATTTTAGGAAAAACAATGCAATGGAAACAAGGCGATATTATAAAAATGGACGTTACTAGAAACGGAAAACTTTTAAAATTATCAGCAAATTACACACAGCCAACTACTAAAAGTACTGGTTTGGTTCTTGAAAAATTATCTGCAGATAACAAAAAAGTAGTTTTAAGAAACGCTTGGTTAAAAAACTAA